From the Comamonas odontotermitis genome, one window contains:
- a CDS encoding CoA-acylating methylmalonate-semialdehyde dehydrogenase, producing MNHDKNVTATVGHLIDGKIVHDGGRTQPVFNPATGQSTVSVELASKATVEAAIASGEKAFPAWRNTPPLKRARVMSKLKVLLEENADKIAAMITAEHGKVLADAHGELQRGIENVEFASYAPELLKGEHSRNVGPNIDSWSEFQALGVTAGITPFNFPAMVPLWMWPMAVACGNSFVLKPSERDPTSALFIAQLALEAGLPPGVLNVVNGDKEAVDTLLHDPRVKAVSFVGSTPIAEYIYGEGCKSGKRVQALGGAKNHAVVMPDADVANAVNAMMGAAYGSCGERCMAVPLIVCVGDEVAEKMIAGLKTEIAKMKVGPGTDNANDMGPLVTKPHFEKVKAYVDSGVAEGAQLLIDGRTLKVAGHEEGYFLGPCLFDGVKPGMKIYQEEIFGPVLGIVRVKTLQEAMQLIDDHEYGNGTCIFTRDGEAARYFTDHIQVGMVGVNVPLPVPVAYHSFGGWKRSLFGDLHAYGPDAVRFYTKRKTITQRWPSAGVREGAVFSFPSSR from the coding sequence ATGAACCACGACAAGAATGTGACCGCCACCGTTGGCCACTTGATCGACGGCAAGATCGTGCACGATGGCGGCCGCACCCAGCCCGTGTTCAACCCCGCCACTGGACAGTCGACTGTGAGCGTCGAGCTGGCCAGCAAGGCCACGGTGGAAGCGGCCATCGCCTCGGGCGAAAAGGCTTTCCCTGCGTGGCGCAATACGCCGCCGCTCAAGCGCGCACGTGTGATGAGCAAGCTCAAGGTGCTGCTGGAAGAAAACGCCGACAAGATTGCCGCCATGATCACCGCCGAACACGGCAAGGTGCTGGCCGACGCACATGGCGAGCTGCAGCGCGGTATCGAGAACGTGGAATTTGCCAGCTACGCGCCTGAGCTGCTCAAGGGCGAACACAGCCGCAACGTGGGCCCCAATATCGACAGCTGGAGCGAGTTTCAGGCGCTGGGCGTCACGGCAGGCATCACGCCATTCAACTTTCCAGCCATGGTGCCGCTGTGGATGTGGCCCATGGCCGTGGCCTGCGGCAACAGCTTTGTCCTGAAGCCCTCCGAGCGCGACCCCACCAGCGCCCTGTTCATTGCCCAGCTGGCGCTGGAAGCGGGCCTGCCGCCCGGCGTGCTGAACGTGGTCAACGGCGACAAGGAAGCGGTGGACACGCTGCTGCACGACCCGCGCGTCAAGGCCGTGAGCTTTGTCGGATCGACCCCGATTGCCGAATACATCTATGGCGAAGGCTGCAAGAGCGGCAAGCGCGTGCAGGCCCTGGGTGGCGCCAAGAACCACGCCGTGGTCATGCCCGATGCCGATGTCGCCAACGCGGTGAACGCCATGATGGGTGCTGCCTATGGCTCCTGCGGCGAGCGCTGCATGGCGGTGCCGCTGATCGTCTGTGTGGGCGACGAGGTCGCCGAAAAGATGATTGCCGGCCTCAAGACCGAAATCGCCAAGATGAAGGTCGGCCCAGGCACCGACAACGCCAACGACATGGGCCCGCTGGTCACCAAACCGCATTTCGAGAAGGTGAAGGCGTATGTAGACAGCGGTGTTGCCGAGGGCGCGCAACTGCTGATCGACGGCCGCACGCTCAAGGTGGCGGGCCACGAAGAAGGCTACTTCCTCGGCCCCTGCCTGTTTGATGGCGTCAAGCCCGGCATGAAGATCTACCAGGAGGAAATTTTTGGCCCCGTGCTCGGCATCGTGCGCGTGAAGACGCTGCAGGAAGCAATGCAGCTCATCGACGACCACGAATACGGCAACGGCACCTGCATCTTCACCCGCGATGGCGAGGCTGCGCGCTACTTCACCGACCACATCCAGGTTGGCATGGTGGGCGTGAACGTGCCCCTGCCAGTGCCCGTGGCCTACCATTCCTTCGGTGGCTGGAAGCGCAGCCTGTTCGGCGATCTGCACGCCTACGGCCCCGATGCCGTGCGCTTTTACACCAAGCGCAAGACGATCACCCAGCGCTGGCCCTCGGCAGGTGTGCGCGAAGGCGCGGTGTTCAGTTTCCCCAGCAGCCGCTGA
- a CDS encoding aspartate aminotransferase family protein, with amino-acid sequence MSFVQIDEKTAGAALRTDAAWLEAHWMPFTGNRNFKAKPRMIVGGQGAYYTDGEGRKIFDGLSGLWCSGIGHGRKEVAEAIGKAALQLDYAPAFQFGHPASFALANKIKEHTPAGLDHVFFTGSGSEAADTSLKMVRAYWRLKGQASKTVLIGREKGYHGVNYGGISVGGIGGNRKMFGQGIAADHLPHTQPPAGTFQKGMAEDGGRALADKLLDVIALHDASNIAAVIVEPFSGSAGVVIPPKGYLERIREICTQNNILLIFDEVITGFGRCGAWTGSEAFGVVPDILNFAKQVTNGAQPLGGCVVTKEIYDTFMAAGGPEYMLEFAHGYTYSAHPVACAAGVAVMDILEKEDMPGRVKALAPYFENAVHSLKGAKHIVDIRNYGLAAGFTIAPVPGEPAKRPYEIAMKCWEKGFYVRYGGDTIQLAPPFISEKAEIDRLINALGDALAEVN; translated from the coding sequence ATGAGCTTTGTGCAGATCGACGAAAAGACCGCAGGCGCCGCGCTGCGCACCGACGCCGCCTGGCTGGAGGCGCATTGGATGCCGTTCACCGGCAACCGCAACTTCAAGGCCAAGCCGCGCATGATCGTGGGCGGCCAGGGTGCCTACTACACCGATGGTGAAGGCCGCAAGATTTTTGACGGGCTGTCGGGCCTGTGGTGTTCGGGCATTGGCCATGGCCGCAAGGAAGTGGCAGAAGCCATCGGCAAGGCTGCGCTGCAGCTTGATTACGCCCCCGCCTTCCAGTTCGGCCATCCTGCCTCGTTCGCACTGGCCAACAAGATCAAGGAACACACGCCCGCCGGGCTGGATCACGTGTTCTTCACCGGCTCGGGCTCGGAAGCTGCCGACACCTCGCTGAAAATGGTGCGCGCATACTGGCGCCTCAAGGGGCAGGCCAGCAAGACGGTGCTGATCGGCCGCGAAAAGGGCTACCACGGCGTCAACTACGGCGGCATCTCGGTGGGCGGTATCGGCGGCAACCGCAAGATGTTTGGTCAGGGCATTGCGGCAGACCATCTGCCCCACACCCAGCCACCCGCAGGCACCTTCCAGAAGGGCATGGCTGAAGACGGTGGCCGCGCGCTGGCCGACAAGCTGCTCGACGTCATCGCCCTGCACGACGCGAGCAACATCGCAGCCGTGATCGTCGAGCCCTTCTCCGGCTCGGCAGGCGTGGTGATTCCGCCCAAGGGCTATCTGGAGCGTATCCGCGAGATCTGCACGCAGAACAACATCCTGCTGATTTTTGATGAAGTCATCACCGGTTTTGGCCGCTGCGGCGCCTGGACGGGTTCGGAAGCCTTTGGCGTGGTGCCCGATATCCTGAACTTTGCCAAGCAGGTGACCAACGGCGCGCAACCGCTGGGTGGCTGCGTGGTCACCAAGGAAATCTACGACACCTTCATGGCCGCTGGCGGGCCGGAATACATGCTGGAGTTTGCCCACGGCTACACCTACTCGGCCCACCCTGTGGCCTGCGCAGCGGGCGTGGCGGTGATGGACATTCTGGAGAAGGAAGACATGCCCGGCCGCGTGAAGGCGCTGGCGCCTTACTTCGAGAATGCCGTGCACAGCTTGAAGGGTGCCAAGCACATCGTCGACATCCGCAACTATGGGCTGGCAGCGGGCTTTACCATTGCGCCGGTGCCAGGCGAGCCTGCCAAGCGCCCTTATGAGATCGCGATGAAGTGCTGGGAAAAAGGCTTCTACGTGCGCTATGGCGGCGACACCATCCAGCTGGCGCCACCCTTCATCAGCGAAAAGGCCGAAATCGACCGCCTGATCAACGCCCTGGGCGATGCGCTGGCGGAAGTGAACTAA